From the genome of Cryptosporangium aurantiacum, one region includes:
- a CDS encoding acyl-CoA dehydrogenase family protein — MDAADLAEIVAAVRTFVRNEVVPREEEIDATDAVPDTLVAACKEMGLYGFTIPTAYGGLGLSVAQECELVFELGWTTPALRSLFGTNNGIAGHVLLEGGTEEQKKVWLPRLASGEVTASFALTEADAGSDPSALTTRARREGNRWVLDGAKRYITNAPVADVFMVFARTDPDAPGNRGITAFLVPADTPGVSVGTPDRKMGQFGAHTADVYLDEVILPGDAVVGGDQGVNNGFRIAAQCLAHGRIHIAALCVGMAGRLVSESVEFAQSRRAGGKPIARFQLVQGLVADSVTDHYAGRALVLDVARAYDAGTDRITGPAAAKYFCSEMVGRVADRAVQIHGGAGYMRGVAVERFYRDARLFRIYEGTSQIQQVIIARQTLGPAARD; from the coding sequence GTGGATGCTGCCGACCTGGCCGAGATCGTCGCGGCGGTCCGGACGTTCGTGCGGAACGAGGTGGTGCCGCGCGAGGAGGAGATCGACGCCACCGACGCGGTTCCGGACACGCTCGTCGCCGCGTGCAAGGAGATGGGGCTCTACGGCTTCACGATCCCCACGGCGTACGGGGGCCTGGGGCTGTCGGTCGCGCAGGAGTGCGAGCTGGTGTTCGAGCTCGGCTGGACCACTCCCGCGCTGCGCTCGCTGTTCGGCACGAACAACGGGATCGCCGGTCACGTGCTGCTGGAAGGCGGCACCGAGGAGCAGAAGAAGGTCTGGCTCCCCCGGCTGGCGTCCGGCGAGGTCACCGCGTCGTTCGCGCTCACCGAGGCGGACGCCGGCTCGGATCCGTCGGCGCTGACCACCCGGGCGCGCCGCGAGGGGAACCGCTGGGTGCTCGACGGCGCCAAGCGGTACATCACGAACGCGCCGGTCGCCGACGTGTTCATGGTGTTCGCCCGCACCGACCCGGATGCTCCGGGCAACCGCGGCATCACCGCGTTCCTCGTCCCGGCAGACACACCCGGCGTCAGCGTGGGTACCCCCGACCGCAAGATGGGCCAGTTCGGGGCGCACACCGCCGACGTGTACCTCGACGAGGTGATCCTCCCCGGTGACGCGGTCGTCGGCGGGGACCAGGGCGTGAACAACGGCTTCCGGATCGCGGCGCAGTGCCTCGCCCACGGTCGGATCCACATCGCGGCGCTGTGCGTCGGGATGGCCGGCCGGCTGGTGTCGGAGTCGGTGGAGTTCGCGCAGTCCCGCCGGGCCGGTGGCAAGCCGATCGCGCGATTCCAGCTCGTCCAGGGGCTGGTCGCCGACTCGGTGACCGACCACTACGCCGGGCGCGCGCTCGTCCTCGACGTCGCTCGCGCCTACGACGCGGGCACCGACCGGATCACCGGGCCGGCCGCCGCGAAGTACTTCTGCTCGGAGATGGTGGGGCGGGTCGCGGACCGGGCGGTCCAGATCCACGGCGGCGCCGGGTACATGCGGGGCGTCGCGGTCGAACGCTTCTACCGCGACGCCCGCCTGTTCCGGATCTACGAGGGCACCAGCCAGATCCAGCAGGTCATCATCGCCCGGCAGACCCTCGGCCCGGCGGCGCGGGACTGA
- a CDS encoding class I adenylate-forming enzyme family protein gives MSSLADLLLAHPFTDDEALLHTADRTLTAGEARARTAELADRLRAAGVRPGTAAAVRLPNSPESVLAMTAIWSVGAVFVPVNAAAPPAEVEYALAAAHPVALVETDPDDGVRVRRLDPAPDTAGGVEVAGGAGGAGGAAVPSGVAGGGVRRVYDVGTAFVTWTSGTTGTPKAILHTHDGYLELLDRVLRPLRARATATPARPPSPNLIPVSLALNSGIYNALFGLRAGAALVIMDRFRPREFADLVARFGIRSTVLPPAAIAMLTASDVEALAPLRYVRSITAALSPLQARRFTERFGAFVLNSYGQAEIGEVIGWTAADAKAHPEKVGAAGRPLPGVEIRVGSETGAPDGEVGPLWVRPPRMASGYATGELLADRIDAEGFLDTGDLARMDEDGFVWIEGRAGDLINRGGNKVFPEQVEEVLQLHPAVFEAAVAGAPDERLGEVPVAFVVDAHGAVPATDDELVRLCRDHLVAYKVPVAFHRVDALPRTEVGKLRRQELLR, from the coding sequence ATGTCCTCGCTGGCCGACCTGCTGCTCGCGCACCCGTTCACCGACGACGAGGCGCTGCTGCACACGGCCGACCGGACGCTGACCGCCGGCGAGGCTCGCGCGCGGACCGCCGAACTCGCCGACCGGTTGCGCGCGGCCGGGGTGCGGCCGGGTACCGCGGCCGCGGTGCGGCTGCCGAACAGCCCCGAGTCGGTGCTCGCGATGACCGCGATCTGGTCGGTCGGGGCGGTCTTCGTGCCGGTCAACGCCGCGGCGCCGCCCGCGGAGGTCGAGTACGCGCTGGCCGCGGCCCACCCGGTCGCCCTGGTGGAGACCGACCCGGACGATGGCGTCCGCGTGCGCCGCCTCGACCCGGCCCCGGACACCGCGGGGGGCGTGGAGGTGGCGGGCGGCGCGGGCGGCGCGGGCGGCGCGGCCGTTCCGAGCGGCGTCGCGGGCGGCGGCGTCCGGCGTGTGTATGACGTCGGGACCGCGTTCGTCACCTGGACCTCCGGGACCACCGGAACGCCGAAGGCGATCCTCCACACTCACGACGGTTACCTCGAACTGCTCGACCGGGTGCTCCGGCCGCTGCGGGCACGCGCCACCGCCACCCCCGCCCGGCCACCGTCGCCGAACCTCATCCCGGTCTCGTTGGCGCTCAACAGCGGCATTTACAACGCGCTGTTCGGGCTGCGCGCGGGTGCGGCGCTGGTGATCATGGACCGATTCCGGCCGCGGGAGTTCGCCGACCTCGTCGCGCGGTTCGGGATCCGGTCGACGGTGCTCCCACCGGCGGCGATCGCGATGCTCACCGCGTCGGACGTCGAGGCGCTCGCGCCGCTGCGGTACGTCCGGAGCATCACCGCAGCGCTCTCGCCGCTCCAGGCCCGCCGTTTCACCGAGCGGTTCGGCGCGTTCGTCCTCAACAGCTACGGCCAGGCCGAGATCGGCGAGGTGATCGGCTGGACCGCCGCGGACGCGAAGGCCCATCCGGAGAAGGTCGGCGCGGCCGGGCGTCCGCTGCCGGGCGTCGAGATCCGGGTCGGCAGCGAAACCGGGGCCCCGGACGGCGAGGTCGGGCCGCTGTGGGTCCGGCCGCCGCGGATGGCGTCCGGCTACGCGACCGGCGAGCTGCTCGCCGACCGCATCGACGCCGAGGGTTTCCTCGACACCGGCGACCTGGCCCGGATGGACGAGGACGGGTTCGTCTGGATCGAAGGGCGCGCCGGTGACCTGATCAACCGCGGGGGCAACAAGGTGTTCCCGGAACAGGTCGAAGAGGTGCTGCAGTTGCATCCGGCGGTGTTCGAAGCGGCCGTAGCCGGAGCACCGGACGAGCGGCTCGGTGAAGTGCCGGTGGCGTTCGTCGTGGACGCCCACGGCGCCGTACCGGCCACCGACGACGAGCTGGTGCGGCTGTGTCGCGACCATCTTGTCGCGTACAAGGTGCCGGTGGCGTTCCACCGGGTCGACGCGCTGCCGCGCACCGAGGTCGGCAAGCTCCGGCGCCAAGAATTGCTCCGATAA
- a CDS encoding SDR family oxidoreductase → MSTPPLHRVAIVTGAARGIGAATAVRLAADGLAVAALDLEESAAKETADAIVAAGGRALAVGADVADATAVEAAVARVTETLGAPTVLVNNAGITRDNLLFKMSEADFDAVIAVHLRGTFLMSKAVQGHMVAARWGRIVNLSSTSALGNRGQTNYAAAKAGIQGLTKTLAIELGKFGVTVNSIAPGFIRTEMTKATAERLGQDWDAYVTARAAQIPVARAGVPDDIANAVSFFVGEAAGFVSGQVLYVAGGPKA, encoded by the coding sequence ATGAGCACACCCCCACTCCACCGGGTCGCGATCGTCACCGGCGCCGCGCGCGGCATCGGCGCCGCGACCGCCGTCCGTCTGGCCGCCGACGGCCTCGCGGTCGCCGCACTCGACCTCGAGGAGTCGGCGGCGAAGGAGACCGCCGATGCCATCGTCGCGGCCGGTGGACGGGCGCTCGCGGTCGGCGCCGACGTCGCCGACGCCACCGCGGTGGAGGCCGCCGTCGCCCGGGTGACCGAGACGCTCGGCGCGCCGACCGTGCTCGTCAACAACGCCGGGATCACCCGCGACAACCTGCTGTTCAAGATGTCCGAGGCCGACTTCGACGCGGTGATCGCGGTGCACCTGCGCGGCACGTTCCTGATGAGCAAGGCCGTGCAGGGGCACATGGTCGCGGCCCGCTGGGGACGGATCGTGAACCTGTCCAGCACCTCGGCGCTCGGCAACCGCGGACAGACCAACTACGCCGCGGCCAAGGCGGGCATCCAGGGCTTGACCAAGACGCTCGCGATCGAGCTGGGCAAGTTCGGCGTCACGGTGAACAGCATCGCGCCAGGGTTCATCCGGACCGAGATGACGAAGGCGACCGCGGAGCGCCTCGGGCAGGACTGGGACGCCTACGTGACGGCCCGGGCCGCACAGATCCCGGTGGCCCGCGCCGGGGTGCCGGACGACATCGCGAACGCCGTCTCGTTCTTCGTCGGCGAGGCCGCCGGATTCGTGTCCGGCCAGGTCCTCTACGTCGCCGGCGGCCCCAAGGCCTGA